The following proteins are encoded in a genomic region of Candidatus Moraniibacteriota bacterium:
- a CDS encoding alpha/beta hydrolase: MKKRVFIIHGWGGGPEGACLPWLKNELEKIGYEVVAPQMPNTDEPAVEEWINHISEIVGTPDEETYFVGHSIGCQAIMRYLQTMDHKIGGAVFIAGWFVLENLEPEEIEIAAPWTQNNIDFEKLRKISQNYAEIISDNDPFGGFKENKKIFSEKLGAKIIVLNNAGHIENAELPVALEELIRIAK; the protein is encoded by the coding sequence ATGAAAAAAAGAGTATTTATAATTCATGGTTGGGGCGGGGGACCGGAAGGCGCATGTTTGCCATGGCTTAAAAATGAATTAGAAAAAATCGGATATGAAGTTGTTGCACCTCAAATGCCGAATACCGATGAACCCGCTGTTGAAGAATGGATAAATCATATTTCTGAAATTGTTGGCACGCCTGATGAAGAGACTTATTTTGTCGGACACAGCATCGGCTGCCAGGCAATCATGAGATATCTGCAGACTATGGATCATAAAATTGGCGGAGCTGTTTTTATTGCCGGCTGGTTTGTGCTGGAAAATCTGGAACCGGAAGAAATAGAAATTGCTGCGCCATGGACTCAAAATAATATTGATTTTGAAAAACTCAGAAAAATTTCACAGAATTATGCTGAAATCATTTCCGACAATGATCCTTTCGGCGGTTTTAAAGAAAATAAGAAAATATTTTCAGAAAAGTTAGGTGCTAAAATTATTGTTTTGAACAATGCCGGACATATTGAAAACGCAGAATTGCCAGTCGCATTGGAAGAATTAATAAGAATTGCAAAATAA